The proteins below are encoded in one region of Reichenbachiella sp. 5M10:
- a CDS encoding SUMF1/EgtB/PvdO family nonheme iron enzyme, whose product MNHGFLTLSILFICFSSYSQTLHPTSNDPGCCSEKTALPYTFNPDESKVFFQLYVSNKTSEKEVFYEGKYDPWKENKDNHLYSQTYLIPPGSLPISVGKFLDQTEVANIHYQEFLFHITKDSAKYVDRAYYPQIDNKFKTKYFLNPEFYFYPVVGVTYENAQAYCDWRAEKLNEGLKEMLAKQIKKYRYSGRLPNEKEWKNMTGAPETVVLDKYYTFGKKETAFFEEDIVSSRFATDALLKKNDYYGYNHNFKVDGTIGLEVEIPFYIYSFSPTASGFYNVYGNVKELVEEGYAIGGSFLTEFSADELFYPDETQAYRTDVGFRCLTEVARRK is encoded by the coding sequence ATGAATCACGGTTTTCTTACGCTCTCAATTCTGTTCATTTGTTTCTCTAGCTACTCGCAAACCCTCCACCCTACAAGTAACGACCCAGGATGTTGCAGCGAAAAAACAGCTCTACCCTATACCTTCAACCCTGATGAATCTAAGGTGTTTTTTCAACTGTACGTATCAAACAAAACCTCAGAAAAAGAGGTTTTCTATGAAGGAAAGTATGATCCCTGGAAAGAAAACAAAGACAATCATCTCTACAGCCAAACCTACCTCATCCCACCGGGGAGTTTACCAATCAGTGTAGGCAAATTCTTGGATCAAACCGAAGTAGCCAACATCCACTACCAAGAATTTTTGTTCCACATCACCAAGGACTCAGCCAAATATGTAGATCGCGCCTACTATCCACAGATAGACAACAAGTTCAAAACGAAGTACTTCCTCAATCCAGAATTCTACTTTTACCCTGTGGTAGGTGTCACCTACGAAAATGCCCAAGCCTACTGCGACTGGAGGGCTGAAAAACTCAACGAAGGTCTCAAGGAGATGCTAGCTAAGCAAATCAAAAAATATCGGTACAGCGGCAGATTACCTAACGAAAAGGAATGGAAAAACATGACAGGTGCACCTGAAACTGTCGTCCTGGACAAGTATTACACGTTTGGAAAGAAGGAAACAGCTTTCTTCGAAGAGGACATTGTCAGCAGTCGATTTGCGACAGATGCCCTGCTCAAAAAAAATGACTACTACGGATACAACCACAACTTCAAAGTCGACGGAACGATTGGACTAGAGGTCGAAATCCCCTTCTACATCTACAGCTTTAGCCCTACGGCCAGTGGCTTCTACAATGTCTATGGCAATGTCAAAGAATTGGTAGAAGAAGGATACGCTATTGGCGGCAGCTTTTTGACAGAATTTTCAGCAGACGAACTTTTCTACCCAGACGAGACACAAGCTTACCGAACAGACGTAGGTTTCAGATGCTTGACGGAGGTAGCACGAAGAAAATAA
- a CDS encoding T9SS type A sorting domain-containing protein, with protein sequence MKKRLFYSLYVLLMSLCTTPAWAQALSTLYDNQATITIDESMVSGNASLFQFVVLVSLEGVEELKTTSNGGEIQDPNGYDIVFAKSPDAELSEILPHQLEYYDGSNGDLIIWVLIDLLSATVDTELTLFYGRVSPPNYNDNSLWNTAGYIGVWQLSETPDGSANIIDASGNISPGTSHNMDASNVVSSVVGKGYSFNGVDEYIAIPDDVQLEPSGSFTISCWFQAGSSQPQDYAKLFSKGRTGAPYASYTLEMRPKTEAPADASNFEAEVGFQTGRSNGNYVLTDSNNNGKDDVEPDGNWNYFAGVIDDDGGPSITQKLYLNGELISSSTEYSGSAIDFYTGGNYPLTIGGLVDGTTPFNLFQGIIDELRISNFVHNIDYIKTEVNNTSCSNRYMTISGFTTGVVTCNAATLPVEFIHLSAHRDNHQTRIEWTTGSEKNNDFFTVEKSWDNKHFEILGTVKGAGTSTAAHDYSYIDYSRNSGIVYYRIKQTDYDGQYEYSQLIKVTGAQQNGGELSIYPNPSPENTSLQLTLSGLKGNQVQLTLTNISGIQVLHEELQNLTTDRFTYELDTHHLRAGTYILSVVSQHQSFVNRVVIH encoded by the coding sequence ATGAAGAAACGACTATTTTATTCACTGTACGTATTGCTCATGTCACTATGTACAACACCTGCTTGGGCACAAGCGCTTTCTACGCTATACGACAACCAAGCCACAATCACCATTGACGAATCGATGGTATCGGGCAATGCCTCCCTTTTCCAATTTGTCGTACTAGTTTCCCTCGAAGGTGTGGAAGAACTAAAAACCACATCCAATGGTGGAGAAATACAGGATCCCAACGGCTATGACATAGTATTTGCGAAAAGCCCAGACGCAGAGCTCAGTGAGATACTCCCTCATCAACTCGAATACTATGACGGCAGCAATGGAGACCTCATTATATGGGTACTCATTGACTTATTGAGCGCAACTGTAGATACAGAATTGACTCTATTTTACGGAAGAGTCTCTCCTCCGAACTACAACGACAATTCACTTTGGAACACAGCAGGATACATCGGTGTATGGCAGCTCTCAGAAACCCCCGACGGATCTGCCAATATCATAGATGCTTCTGGCAACATCAGCCCTGGCACATCCCACAACATGGATGCCTCCAATGTGGTATCGTCAGTAGTAGGCAAAGGCTATTCTTTCAACGGAGTAGACGAATACATCGCAATACCCGATGACGTCCAATTGGAACCATCTGGTTCATTTACAATCTCGTGTTGGTTTCAGGCTGGGAGTTCTCAGCCACAGGACTATGCCAAGTTGTTTTCCAAAGGAAGAACTGGAGCACCCTATGCCTCCTACACCCTAGAGATGCGCCCCAAAACTGAAGCCCCTGCAGACGCATCCAATTTCGAAGCAGAAGTAGGGTTTCAAACAGGAAGGAGCAATGGAAACTATGTACTGACAGACTCTAACAACAACGGCAAAGACGATGTAGAACCCGACGGAAATTGGAACTACTTCGCAGGGGTAATTGACGATGACGGTGGGCCGAGCATCACTCAAAAACTCTACCTCAACGGAGAACTCATCTCCTCATCTACAGAATACAGCGGTTCGGCTATTGACTTCTATACTGGCGGAAACTACCCCCTCACCATCGGCGGGTTGGTCGATGGTACCACTCCATTCAACCTGTTTCAAGGAATTATCGATGAGCTCAGAATATCCAACTTCGTCCATAACATTGACTACATCAAAACCGAAGTAAACAACACCTCCTGTTCAAACCGGTACATGACTATCTCAGGCTTCACTACGGGAGTAGTCACCTGCAACGCCGCAACGCTTCCTGTGGAATTCATCCACCTTTCGGCACACAGAGACAATCATCAAACTCGCATAGAATGGACCACTGGATCAGAAAAAAACAACGATTTTTTCACTGTAGAAAAATCATGGGACAATAAGCACTTTGAAATCTTGGGCACTGTCAAGGGAGCTGGTACCAGCACGGCTGCCCACGACTATTCCTACATAGATTATAGCAGGAATTCTGGCATTGTGTACTACCGCATCAAACAGACTGATTATGATGGTCAATATGAGTACTCCCAGTTGATCAAGGTCACTGGGGCACAGCAAAACGGTGGAGAACTATCTATCTACCCCAATCCAAGTCCAGAAAACACCTCATTGCAACTCACTCTCTCTGGACTCAAAGGCAATCAAGTACAACTCACCTTGACAAACATATCCGGTATACAGGTCCTCCACGAAGAACTGCAGAACCTCACCACTGATCGTTTCACCTACGAATTGGACACTCACCATTTGAGAGCAGGTACTTACATTCTTTCTGTGGTGAGTCAGCATCAATCCTTCGTAAACCGAGTCGTCATTCACTAA